A region of Diadema setosum chromosome 15, eeDiaSeto1, whole genome shotgun sequence DNA encodes the following proteins:
- the LOC140239219 gene encoding oncoprotein-induced transcript 3 protein-like, with the protein MDGSWSSQIPTCQEMKTVAPVSTATADITTKITSTDAEVVCDSTSMTLIMARHLLEPGDNATDVHFVDESCTGYDHDEEHVAITTRFDRCGTTQEQEADDIVYSNIVTYYQPSPVTAGSPVVTREHYLHIPVKCKLDRERVLTEMFTPQLGEIVIEEVGFGEFTLSLQRYKNESFLAEADDTELVHLGIPLYFGARLRSVAGLTLLIESCWATPYSNPLDSLKYELIEDGCAKEHTVALYIDMTPAFKGFRTLSLSSESIVSAESRCAQGCVSRRRRETTRAGSQSSPHTLSVGPLRAAADTSHLTDDNAGTSSVAMTMMTVSSTCAAVLLLVILVLLVSKRVRARPQALGYKELPKEVLTRD; encoded by the exons ATGGATGGAAGCTGGAGCTCACAGATTCCTACTTGTCAGG AGATGAAGACTGTAGCGCCAGTTTCAACAGCAACAGCAGATATAACAACCAAAATCACCTCAACAG ACGCCGAGGTCGTGTGCGACAGCACTTCAATGACCTTGATAATGGCTCGACATCTTCTCGAACCCGGGGACAATGCCACGGACGTCCACTTTGTTGACGAATCGTGCACGGGCTACGATCACGACGAGGAACACGTCGCGATCACGACGCGCTTTGATCGATGTGGAACCACGCAGGAA caaGAGGCAGATGATATCGTATATTCAAACATAGTGACATACTACCAGCCAAGCCCGGTAACGGCTGGGAGTCCTGTGGTTACCAGGGAGCACTATCTACACATCCCCGTCAAGTGTAAACTGGATCGTGAGCGGGTCCTCACTGAGATGTTCACTCCACAGCTGGGAGAGATCGTGATAGAAGAG GTCGGTTTCGGTGAGTTCACGCTGTCGTTACAGCGATACAAGAATGAATCGTTCCTAGCCGAGGCCGACGATACGGAGCTTGTCCACTTGGGCATCCCTCTGTACTTCGGAGCCCGCCTCCGGTCCGTCGCTGGTCTGACGCTCTTGATTGAATCTTGTTGGGCGACACCCTACTCGAACCCCCTAGATAGCCTGAAATATGAACTCATTGAAGACGG GTGCGCCAAGGAACATACAGTGGCGCTTTACATCGACATGACCCCAGCATTCAAAGGCTTCCGGACGCTTTCGCTTTCATCGGAGAGTATAGTCAG CGCGGAATCTAGATGTGCCCAGGGCTGCGTCTCGAGAAGACGACGCGAAACGACGAGGGCGGGCTCTCAGTCATCACCACACACCCTCTCGGTGGGTCCTCTCCGAGCTGCAGCTGACACAAGCCACCTGACAGACG ataaCGCTGGAACTTCATCCGTTGCCATGACAATGATGACGGTTTCATCCACCTGTGCAGCTGTGTTGCTACTCGTGATCCTGGTGCTGTTGGTTTCTAAGCGGGTCCGAGCCCGCCCGCAAGCACTCGGTTACAAGGAACTACCCAAAGAAGTGTTAACACGCGACTAA